The segment TGAAGGGCACGCGCCTGACCCTGCGGGTCGCCGATGGCGCGCGCCGGGGACTGGGCGCGCCGTTGCTGGCGAAGACCTCCGGCGTCCTGCGCCAGCTGTCCGGCAATCGCCTGCCGCAATGGTCACCCGCCCTGCCCCGAGCCGCAGCGCCCATCCACTTCATCCCGCCGACCGCCGACAACCGGCCTCGCGTGGTCTACCTGGCTGCCTGCGTATCCCGCGCCATGGGGCCATCCGCCGGCGACCACGAGCAGGTACCACTGATCGACAAGACCCGCATGCTGCTGGAAAAGGCCGGCTACCAGGTGGTGTTCCCGGAAAACCTCGACAGCCTCTGCTGCGGCCAGCCCTTTGCTTCCAAGGGCTACCCGGAGCAGGCGGAAACCAAGCGTCGCGAACTGGTGAACGCCCTGCTCGCCGCCAGCCGTGGCGGCCTCGACCCCGTCTATTGCGACACCAGCCCCTGCACCCTGCGCCTGGTCCAGGACGGCCTGGATTCGCGGCTGCAACTGTTCGACCCGGTGCGTTTCATCCGCAGCCACCTGCTGGATCGGCTGGAGTTCACCCCGCAGGACAAGCCCGTGGCCGTCCACGTCACCTGCAGCACCCAGCATCTGGGCGAAGCGCAGGGACTCATCGACATCGTCAAGCGCTGCACCCGGGAAGTGGTGGTGCCGGAAGGCATCCACTGCTGTGGCTTCGCCGGCGACAAGGGCTTCACCACCCCGGAACTGAACGCTCACTCCCTACGCTCGCTGAAGGATGCCGTGCAGATTTGCGACGAAGGCGTTTCCACCAGCCGTACCTGCGAGATCGGCCTGTCCCAGCACGGCGGTATCGACTACCACGGGCTGGTCTATCTGGTGGATCGCGTCACCCGCCCCCGCCTTGGGCCGTGAACAAGGCAGGCGTGTAGCCTCGATTCGTGGGAGCGAATTCATTCGCGAATGAATTCGCTCCCACAACCAAGCCATTGCTTGCCCTCCAACCACCGGGACAAAAAACCTGAACCCACCCGAACCAGGGCAGTCCACCCCATAAGCCCGGCGTACGCCCATGGCTTATCCGTCTCGAACACACAGGCCCCAGCGCCGAGGAAACCGAGAGGAGACTTCCCATGAAACGCACAGCCCTGTTGATGACCGCTGCCCTGCTCACCTCGCCCGCGTTCGCCGCGACCGACCTGTGCAGCGTCAACCTGCAGAAACTCAACGACGCCATCGCGACCAATACCGCCATTGGCGAACCGCTGCGCCAGCAAGTCCAGGAACTGCGCATGAAGGCCGAACGGGCCCAGCAGTTGGGTGACACCGAAGCCTGCGTCAACGCCACCACCCTGGCACTGCAACGCCTGCAACAGCCTGGCACCGAAGGCGGCGCCGGCGAGTCCAGCTGACGGCCTGCATAGCGGGTAGGGCGCGCCGTGCGCCCCGAGGGTTTGCAGCAGTACCTCGGTTGGTCCCGGCACCCGCCCGGAGCTTTCCTATACTGCTCAGCGGTTAACCCGAAAAGGAGGTCCGACATGCGCCGTATCGCCGTACTGCTTGCCGCCGCCCTGCTCAGTGCCCCCGTTCTCGCGTCACACTGCCCAGCGGACATGGCGAAGATCGACCAGATACTGAAGACAGATCCCCCCGCCGACCCCGCCGTGCTCGAACAGGTGAAAAAGCTCCGCGCCGAAGGCGAAGAGCTGCATAAATCCGGCGATCATGCCGAGTCAGAGAAAGTGCTGGCTGAAGCGCTGAACCTGTTGCAGGCCAGCGAATAGCAAAGACCCAGGATCCAGCGCGAGCTGGATCCTGTCCCTCAGGCCTCCTGACCCAGCAACGAAAGCGCCATCCGGCGCACCTGCTTCAGGTCTACCGGCTTGCTCAGGCAGGCATCGGCGCCGCGGCGGCGCGCTTCGGCCAGGAGTTTTTCATCCACCGCCGCGCTCACCACAAGCACCGGCGTCATCGCCAGGCGCGGGCTGGAACGAACGAAGTCGAGCACGTCCAGGCCATCGCCGTCGGGCAGGTCCAGGTCCAGCAGCAACAGGGACGGGGTGATATCCGCCAGCAGCGCCAGCGCCTTGCCCACCGACCCGGCGCCACGCACCTCGGCCATGTCCCGCAGCCCTTCCTGCAGCACCTTGAGGCAGGCCGGATGGTCTTCCACGCAGAGCACCTTCGGCTGTACCGGCCGCTCTTCCTCCTCGGGCCTGGCAGGCGCCGGGGGCTCGAAATCATCCGATGCAGCGACGCTGGGCAGGTCGATCCAGAAACGGCTGCCGATATCCGGCGCGCTGCTGAAGCCCATTTCGCCGCCCATCAACTCCGCCAGTTCGCGGCACAGCACCAGGCCGATACCAGTGCCCGGAATCGTCGAATTCTCCCGGCCAAGGCGCTGGAAAGGCTGGAACAACATGGCCTGCTGCTCCTGGCTGAGGCCCGGCCCACTGTCGGCCACCCAGAGGCGCACGGCTGCCGGGCGAACCTCGTACCCCATGCTCACCATGCCCTGCGGGCTGTTGTACTTCACAGCATTGGAGAGCAGGTTGAGCATCACCTGGCGCAGGCGGCGGGCATCGGCCATCACATGCAGCGATGGCACCGGGGGCGGCATCAATTGCAACTGCAGGTGGCGCGCCTGGAGCTCGGGCTGGATCAGCTCGCCGCAACTGGCCAGCAGAGGTCCGATATCCACAGGCTTGAGCTGCAGCTTCTGCCGACGGTTCTCGATGCTCGACAGATCGAGGATGTCGTCCACCAGCGAGGTGAGGTGACGGCTGGCGTTGACGATCTCCTGCGCGTAGTCGCCTTCCACCTTGCGATCTTCCTGGCCTTCCGCCTCCAGGGCGATGAGCTGGGCGAAGCCGTTGATGGCATTGAGCGGGGTGCGCAGCTCGTGACTCATGCTGGACAGGAAGCGGCTCTTGGCCTGGCTCGCCGCCTGGGCCTCACGGCTGGCAACGCGCAACTCTTCCTCCACCTGCTTGAGGCGGGTGATATCCACATGGGTACCGGCCACCCGCAGGGCGCGGCCATCGGAGTCGCGCTCCAGCACCTTGCCGCGGCTGAGCAGCCAGGAATAACGCCCTTCGACATCGGCAAAACGGTACTCGGCATCGAAGTTGTCCTGTTCGCTGACCGAGAACAGCATCCGCAGGCGACGTACCCGCTCCACATCATCGGGGTGCACACGCTCGTTGAATTCGGTGAAGGTGATGTTGTCGCTGCGCAGCCCGAAGCGTTTGACGAAGCGCCCGCTCATCTTCATCGACAGGGAAATGGCATCCACTTCCCAGAGACTTTCCGTGGTGCTTTCCAGTACCAGGTCGAGGTTGCGCCTGGCCTCCAGCCGCTCCTCCTCGCTGGCCTGCAATTGCGCGCCGCTAAGCTGAACAGCCTCGGCCAGCGCCTGCAGTTCAGCGATTCGGCTACTCGGCGCCGGCGGGCGGAAGTCACCCTGGCCGATGCGCTTCATCATTCCCATGATCGCTGCCATCGGTGTGGCCAGCTCGCCACTGAGACGCCGCGAACGCGACCACATCCAGGCGAAGAACAGAGCGTAGAAGAAGCCGAGCCCGGCGATCAGCAGATAACCGATCTGCTGGTAGCGCTCGGCAAGGCGGTTGGTTTCCTTGAAGATGTTGGCTTCGTCCACCACCATCATCAGGCGCCAGCCGGTCTGCGGAATCTCGGCCCAGGCCACCAGCTGCTTGCGCCCGCCCAGCTCCACTTCCTGCACATTGCCCTTGCCGGCGGCCATGGCCTCCAGCAGCGGCTGCATCTCGCGGTGGCGGGCCAGATTGAAGTCCTCGGGCTTGAGCACCTCGCGGCGCACCGCCTCGTCATAGGAGAATCGGGTCAGCTCGCGCAGGCCGAAGTCGCGCTCCCCCGCCTCCGGCAGCGCCATGATGCTGTGATCGCGGCTCACCAGCATCGCGTACCCCTGCCAGGGCACCTTCAGGCTGCCGATTTCGCCGAGCATCTGCCCCACGGTGATATCCAGCCCCACGACCCCCTCGAGGAAATCGCCGCGGTAGACCGGGGTGATCGCCGACATCATCCAGCCGAGGCCGGCCGGGTCCAGGTAGACGTCGGTCCAGACCGTCTTGCGCTGCGGGTTGTGCTTGGCGTCGGCGAGGTAATAGAAGTTGTAGTTGGGTATCACCATGTCATGGGGATACTGCTCGGGCGTCATGAAGAAGGGATAGATGCGGTTGTAGCTGTCCCAACTGTTGAAGTAGACCGCCGCCACCAGCGGGTTGGCCTCGCGGATCGAACGCATCAGCGGGTCCACCTGGGACAGGCGCAGCGCCTTCTCGTGGTCCTGCTTCTCCACCGGCGTGCTGCTGGCATAGAAGGAAGCGGCGCGGCCGTCGTCGGTGCGGGTGTAGAAGACGCCGTCGGAACTCAGCACATGGCGCTGCCGCTCCAGGTCATCCGGCCTGAAATTGCGATCATGCAGCGACCGGCCCACGGCATCGCGGAACAGCCGCGTGGGCACCTCGATGCCCTGCAGGCGCATATCGATCACCTTGCCCTCGCGCAGCACCGCGCTGCTCAGGTCCTCCAGCGCGCTCTGCTGCAGGTAGTCCACCTGGGCATCGCGGATTGCGCTGTTGGTCAGCAGATAAGCCGTGATCAGCACCGATTCGACCAGAATCAGCGGGATCAGGGCACTCTGTACGAAGGCACGCCAGATCCACTGGCGGAGGGGAGTTCGGGCAGAACGCGGCATGGCGACGTCTCGGCTCAAAGGTCTTCCTGACGATAGCCTGCAATCATATAGCAAGCACCCATGACATTAGGTCAAAAGCGAGGTCGACGCTGCCCCGCCTTATGCCGTAGAATCAGCTCCGTTGTACACCCTTGCAGTATTGGGGCCGATTAGGATTCGACGCCGGTAACAAAACTCTAGGGGCATGCCGAGCTGGTAGCAGACCTCGTAAATTAGCTGCTGCAAACTATTAGTTGCCAACGACGACAACTACGCTCTGGCTGCTTAATGCGCCAGCAGTCGCTAGGGGATGCCTGTAAACCCGAAACGACTGTCAGATAGAACAGGATCGCCGCCAAGTTCGCTGTAGACGTAACGGCTAAAACTTATACAGCTCGCTCAAAGCACCCTGCCAGTCGGGCCGCGATGAGCTAACTCAGTAGACTTGGCTAAGCATGTAGTCCCGAAAGCGGAGAACTGGCGGACGGGGGTTCAAATCCCCCCGGCTCCACCACCATCCTTACACAGCGGCCTGATTTCGGGCTTCTGTGCTCAGTCCACCGGCCGCCTCAGGCCGGTGTGACACTGAGGTGTTACATTTGTGTGGGGCATCATCCGGTGCCCAGCATGAAACCATCCCCCTCTTACCTGACCATCAA is part of the Pseudomonas lalkuanensis genome and harbors:
- a CDS encoding hybrid sensor histidine kinase/response regulator, which codes for MPRSARTPLRQWIWRAFVQSALIPLILVESVLITAYLLTNSAIRDAQVDYLQQSALEDLSSAVLREGKVIDMRLQGIEVPTRLFRDAVGRSLHDRNFRPDDLERQRHVLSSDGVFYTRTDDGRAASFYASSTPVEKQDHEKALRLSQVDPLMRSIREANPLVAAVYFNSWDSYNRIYPFFMTPEQYPHDMVIPNYNFYYLADAKHNPQRKTVWTDVYLDPAGLGWMMSAITPVYRGDFLEGVVGLDITVGQMLGEIGSLKVPWQGYAMLVSRDHSIMALPEAGERDFGLRELTRFSYDEAVRREVLKPEDFNLARHREMQPLLEAMAAGKGNVQEVELGGRKQLVAWAEIPQTGWRLMMVVDEANIFKETNRLAERYQQIGYLLIAGLGFFYALFFAWMWSRSRRLSGELATPMAAIMGMMKRIGQGDFRPPAPSSRIAELQALAEAVQLSGAQLQASEEERLEARRNLDLVLESTTESLWEVDAISLSMKMSGRFVKRFGLRSDNITFTEFNERVHPDDVERVRRLRMLFSVSEQDNFDAEYRFADVEGRYSWLLSRGKVLERDSDGRALRVAGTHVDITRLKQVEEELRVASREAQAASQAKSRFLSSMSHELRTPLNAINGFAQLIALEAEGQEDRKVEGDYAQEIVNASRHLTSLVDDILDLSSIENRRQKLQLKPVDIGPLLASCGELIQPELQARHLQLQLMPPPVPSLHVMADARRLRQVMLNLLSNAVKYNSPQGMVSMGYEVRPAAVRLWVADSGPGLSQEQQAMLFQPFQRLGRENSTIPGTGIGLVLCRELAELMGGEMGFSSAPDIGSRFWIDLPSVAASDDFEPPAPARPEEEERPVQPKVLCVEDHPACLKVLQEGLRDMAEVRGAGSVGKALALLADITPSLLLLDLDLPDGDGLDVLDFVRSSPRLAMTPVLVVSAAVDEKLLAEARRRGADACLSKPVDLKQVRRMALSLLGQEA